DNA sequence from the Anaerobranca californiensis DSM 14826 genome:
AGAATTTATGGGTTTAGAATTTTATGTAGATCCAAGGGTCCTTATTCCTAGGCCAGAAACAGAAATTTTAGTAGAGTGGGCTATAAGCTATATAGAGCTAAATAAAATTTCTGATTTCAAAATAGTTGATGTAGGAACAGGAAGTGGAGCTATAGGTATTTCTTTAGCTAAATATACTGGTAAAAAGATCTATGCAGTTGATTTATCCATGGATAGTTTACAAGTAGCAAAACTTAACAGCGAGAAATTAGGAGTAGCTGATAAAATTAAGTTTTATCATGGAAATCTCCTTAAACCCTTAAAAAAACAAGGTCTAGAAGTTGATTTAGTAGTATCAAATCTTCCATATATCCCGGAAAGGGAATATGCAACATTACAAAGGGAAGTAAAAGAATTTGAGCCTTATACTGCATTAATTGGTGGTGAAACAGGCCTTGAAATTTATCAGGAACTAGTACAGCAACTTAAGGGTACCCTTAAAAAAGGTGGGGCATTGGCTATAGAAATAGCATATAATCAAGGGCAAAGGGCAATAGACCATTTACAAAAAGGTGGTTTTCAAAAAACATATATTTTAAATGACCTAGCCGGCCATCAGCGGGTAGTTATAGGAGAAAATTTTATAGGAGAAAATTTTAAAAATTATGTTTAAAACCTCCCCTTACCAGTCAATAATAGTTATTGACTAAATTAGAAAAGATTGGTAAGAGGGGGATTTTTTATGCAACAAAATTTCAAAGTAACCGTTAGTGGAGTAGATACATATAATTTACCGGTAATCTCTAGTAAAAAGATGGACATGTTGTTTAAGAGAATGTTAGAAGGGGATCAAGGGGCTAGGGAATTAATAGTAAAAGGGAACCTCAGATTAGTACTCAGTGTTTTAAAGGGTTTTAAAAATAGAGGGGAAAATTTAGATGATTTATTTCAAATAGGCTGTATTGGTCTTTTAAAGGCAGTGGACAATTTTAACCCCGAACTTGGAGTAAAATTTTCCACCTATGCTGTACCTATGATAATGGGTGAAATAAGGAGATATTTAAGGGATAATAATACCATTAGGGTAAGTAGATCAGTGAGGAAAATAGCCCATAAAGCTTTGCAACAAAGGGAAAAACTGGCAAAGGAATTAGGGAGGGAACCTACTATCAAAGAATTAGCTACCCACTTAGATCTACCTGAAGAAGAAATAGTTTTTGCTTTAGATGCCAATTATGAACCTATTTCTTTAAATGAACCAGTTTTCAACGATAACCAAGACCCTGTTTATATAGAAGAACAGGTAAAAGACAATGACGGTGATGAAAGTTGGTTACAAACTATTTTGCTAAAGGAAGCTTTAGAAAAGTTATCACCAAGGGAAAAGGAAATATTATTTAAGAGGTTTTTTGCAGGAAAAACTCAAGTAGAAGTGGCGAAAGAAATAGGGATATCTCAGGCTCAAGTTTCCAGATTAGAAAAAGTAGCATTGGATTTTATAAAAAACTATATTAGGTAGAGGGGGAAATGACAGTGGGGAAATGGAAAATAGTATGTTTTTTATCTATATTAAGTATATTAACTTATTTTTCCGGTAACGTGGCATTAAAGGAAGAGGAAATAT
Encoded proteins:
- the prmC gene encoding peptide chain release factor N(5)-glutamine methyltransferase, which gives rise to MIKTIKEALIWASSYLKNQGIENPYTESQLLLKKLLDLPLVKLTLQENQPLTEQQLENYLQWVKKRGEGYPYAYIIKGKEFMGLEFYVDPRVLIPRPETEILVEWAISYIELNKISDFKIVDVGTGSGAIGISLAKYTGKKIYAVDLSMDSLQVAKLNSEKLGVADKIKFYHGNLLKPLKKQGLEVDLVVSNLPYIPEREYATLQREVKEFEPYTALIGGETGLEIYQELVQQLKGTLKKGGALAIEIAYNQGQRAIDHLQKGGFQKTYILNDLAGHQRVVIGENFIGENFKNYV
- the sigG gene encoding RNA polymerase sporulation sigma factor SigG; translation: MQQNFKVTVSGVDTYNLPVISSKKMDMLFKRMLEGDQGARELIVKGNLRLVLSVLKGFKNRGENLDDLFQIGCIGLLKAVDNFNPELGVKFSTYAVPMIMGEIRRYLRDNNTIRVSRSVRKIAHKALQQREKLAKELGREPTIKELATHLDLPEEEIVFALDANYEPISLNEPVFNDNQDPVYIEEQVKDNDGDESWLQTILLKEALEKLSPREKEILFKRFFAGKTQVEVAKEIGISQAQVSRLEKVALDFIKNYIR